AGATGGCGGTCTACCGTCTGCCTCCCCAAGAATGAAGGCGGTCTAGGTCTCCGTAACTTTACAGTCTGGAATCAGGTCCTCTGCCTTCGATTCATTTGGCTCCTCTTCTCCGACAAACCTTCTCTTTGGGCTGATTGGCATCGTCATTACAATTTATCTCAGGAGAGTTTTTGGGCTATTGGGGAAACTCAACAAGACTGTTGGATGTGGAAACGTTTGTTGAAGTTGAGACCAGCGGCCCTTGTTTTCTTGCGAGCTAACTTGGGAAAGGGCTCTAGGATTAAGTTTTGGTATGATATTTGGACTCCTCTAGGCCAACTTATTCTTCACATTGGCGCAAGTGGACCGAGAAACACGAGAATTCCCATAAACGCCACTGTTAATCGAGCTGCTAACGCTACGGGCTGGTGTTTGGGAGGGTCTCGCTCTCagcaagaacttgatctccacATACACCTAACTACTCTTCCTCTCCCTGCCTCGTCTGTAAACGAAGATGCCTACGTCTGGGAAGCAAATGGTAACTCGGATGGATCCTTCTCCGCTTCTCACACCTGGGAAATCCTCAGGCCTCGGGAGACAAATAAATAATGGGCTGTGCTTATTTGGTTCAAAGGCGCTGTTCCAAAACACGCTTTCAATATGTGGGTTGCTAATGCAGACCGTCTCCCCACCAGATCGCGGCTCGCATCATGGGGCATTAACATCCAAACTTGTTGCCCCCTTTGCTCATTTCATAATGAGACCAGAGACCATCTTCTTCTTACGTGTGACTTCTCAAAGGAGATATGGAGGTTGCTGTTCGAACGACTCGACTGTTCCCGTCACAGTCTGCTCTCATGGGCTGAACTTCTTT
The window above is part of the Brassica napus cultivar Da-Ae chromosome C3, Da-Ae, whole genome shotgun sequence genome. Proteins encoded here:
- the LOC106384169 gene encoding uncharacterized protein LOC106384169 yields the protein MWKRLLKLRPAALVFLRANLGKGSRIKFWYDIWTPLGQLILHIGASGPRNTRIPINATVNRAANATGWCLGGSRSQQELDLHIHLTTLPLPASSVNEDAYVWEANGAVPKHAFNMWVANADRLPTRSRLASWGINIQTCCPLCSFHNETRDHLLLTCDFSKEIWRLLFERLDCSRHSLLSWAELLSLIRGPQAFPTVTLHRISVQTIIFHLWKQRNNVIHNQISLSTAEIFRLVDRDIRTTITAKRKRKNFASLMSFWLR